Proteins from a single region of Sporosarcina sp. P33:
- the rpsC gene encoding 30S ribosomal protein S3 has product MGQKVHPNGLRVGVIRDWDSKWYAEKDYASLLHEDLKIREYIEKRLVDASVSKVEIERAAKRVNITIHTAKPGMVIGKGGSEVETLRKQLNEITGKRVHINIVEIKRADLDARLVAESIARQLESRVSFRRAQKQAIQRTIRSGAKGIKTQVSGRLGGADIARAEHYSEGTVPLHTLRADIDYAHAEADTTYGKLGVKVWIYRGEVLPVKKNSGEGGK; this is encoded by the coding sequence GTGGGCCAAAAAGTACATCCTAATGGACTGCGTGTAGGCGTCATCCGTGACTGGGACTCAAAATGGTACGCGGAAAAAGATTATGCGTCCTTACTACATGAAGACTTAAAGATCCGTGAATACATCGAAAAGCGTCTTGTAGATGCATCAGTTTCAAAAGTTGAAATTGAGCGTGCTGCTAAACGTGTTAATATTACAATCCACACCGCTAAGCCAGGTATGGTTATCGGTAAAGGTGGTTCTGAAGTTGAAACACTTCGTAAACAGCTTAACGAAATCACAGGCAAGCGTGTACACATCAATATCGTAGAAATCAAACGTGCTGATTTGGATGCAAGACTTGTTGCTGAATCAATCGCTCGTCAATTAGAAAGCCGTGTATCATTCCGCCGTGCTCAGAAACAAGCGATCCAACGTACAATTCGCTCTGGTGCAAAAGGAATTAAAACACAAGTGTCTGGTCGTCTTGGCGGTGCTGACATCGCTCGTGCTGAACACTATAGTGAAGGAACTGTCCCTCTTCATACATTACGTGCAGATATAGACTATGCACATGCTGAAGCTGATACTACTTATGGTAAGCTTGGCGTAAAGGTATGGATTTATCGTGGTGAAGTCCTTCCAGTAAAGAAGAACTCTGGGGAAGGAGGCAAATAA
- the rplD gene encoding 50S ribosomal protein L4 yields MPKVSVVSQTGSAVGDIELNDAIFGIEPNEAVLFEAIVQQQASLRQGNHKVKSRAEVAGGGRKPWRQKGTGRARQGSIRSPQWRGGGIVFGPTPRSYSYKMPKKVRRLALLSALSTKVAAEELIVLDNLAFDAPKTKGFVKVLEDLSITKKALFVTADLEESVALSARNIPGISVISANGINVLDLVGHDQLVMTKAAVEKVEEVLG; encoded by the coding sequence ATGCCTAAAGTATCTGTAGTAAGTCAAACAGGTTCTGCTGTCGGCGACATCGAACTAAACGATGCGATTTTCGGAATCGAGCCGAATGAAGCAGTATTATTCGAAGCAATCGTTCAACAACAAGCTTCTTTACGCCAAGGTAACCACAAGGTTAAATCTCGCGCGGAAGTAGCAGGCGGCGGTCGTAAACCATGGCGCCAAAAGGGTACAGGTCGTGCTCGCCAAGGTTCAATCAGATCACCACAATGGCGCGGAGGCGGTATCGTATTCGGTCCTACACCGCGTAGTTACAGCTATAAAATGCCTAAGAAAGTTCGTCGTTTAGCACTTCTATCCGCTCTTTCTACGAAAGTAGCAGCTGAAGAACTAATCGTTCTGGATAACTTAGCATTTGACGCACCAAAAACAAAAGGCTTTGTAAAAGTGCTTGAAGATCTTTCGATCACTAAGAAAGCATTGTTTGTTACAGCTGACCTAGAAGAATCAGTAGCATTGTCTGCTCGAAACATTCCAGGAATCAGCGTTATTTCAGCAAACGGCATCAATGTTCTAGACTTAGTCGGACATGATCAGCTCGTTATGACGAAAGCAGCAGTAGAAAAAGTTGAGGAGGTGCTTGGTTAA
- the rpsS gene encoding 30S ribosomal protein S19: MGRSLKKGPFADDHLLKKVDAQKDSEKKQVIKTWSRRSTIFPTFIGLTIAVYDGRKHVPVYVTEDMVGHKLGEFVPTRTYKGHGADDKKTKR; this comes from the coding sequence ATGGGCCGCAGCTTGAAAAAAGGACCTTTTGCAGATGACCACTTATTAAAAAAGGTTGATGCACAAAAAGATTCAGAAAAGAAACAGGTTATTAAAACATGGTCACGCCGTTCAACAATCTTCCCGACTTTCATCGGATTGACGATCGCAGTATATGACGGACGCAAACATGTTCCTGTTTATGTAACAGAAGATATGGTAGGTCACAAACTAGGTGAATTCGTACCAACGCGCACATATAAAGGCCATGGTGCCGACGATAAGAAAACAAAACGCTAA
- the tuf gene encoding elongation factor Tu: MGKEKFDRSKEHANVGTIGHVDHGKTTLTAAIATVLSKAQGGEAKSYADVDNAPEEKERGITISTSHVEYETDKRHYAHVDCPGHADYVKNMITGAAQMDGGILVVSAADGPMPQTREHILLSRQVGVPYLVVFMNKCDMVDDEELLELVEMEIRELLSEYDFPGDDIPVIRGSALKALEGEPEWEEKIIELMQAVDDYIPTPARDTEKPFMMPVEDVFSITGRGTVATGRVERGVVKVGDVVDIIGLADEPKSTTVTGVEMFRKLLDYAEAGDNIGALLRGVAREDIERGQVLAKPGTITPHTQFKSEVYVLSKEEGGRHTPFFSNYRPQFYFRTTDVTGIIQLPEGVEMVMPGDNVEMTVELISPIAIEEGTKFSIREGGRTVGAGVVATITK; the protein is encoded by the coding sequence ATGGGTAAAGAAAAATTCGACCGCTCCAAGGAGCACGCAAACGTAGGAACAATTGGTCACGTTGACCATGGTAAAACAACTTTGACTGCTGCTATCGCGACAGTTTTGTCTAAAGCTCAAGGTGGAGAAGCAAAGTCATACGCTGACGTTGATAACGCACCTGAAGAAAAAGAGCGTGGAATTACAATCAGTACTTCACACGTTGAGTACGAAACAGATAAGCGTCACTACGCACACGTTGACTGCCCAGGTCACGCTGACTATGTTAAGAACATGATCACTGGTGCTGCACAAATGGACGGCGGAATCCTAGTAGTATCTGCTGCTGACGGCCCAATGCCACAAACACGTGAGCACATCCTTCTTTCTCGTCAAGTAGGTGTTCCTTACCTAGTTGTATTCATGAACAAATGTGACATGGTAGACGACGAAGAACTACTTGAACTAGTAGAAATGGAAATCCGTGAACTTCTTTCTGAGTATGACTTCCCTGGCGATGACATTCCAGTAATCCGCGGATCAGCTCTTAAAGCTCTTGAAGGAGAGCCAGAGTGGGAAGAAAAAATCATCGAACTAATGCAAGCTGTAGATGACTATATCCCAACACCAGCTCGTGATACTGAAAAGCCATTCATGATGCCTGTTGAGGACGTATTCTCAATTACAGGCCGCGGTACAGTAGCAACTGGCCGTGTTGAGCGTGGAGTAGTTAAAGTCGGAGATGTTGTTGACATCATCGGTCTTGCTGACGAACCAAAATCTACTACTGTAACAGGTGTAGAAATGTTCCGTAAGCTTCTTGATTATGCAGAAGCTGGAGACAACATTGGTGCTCTTCTTCGTGGTGTAGCTCGTGAAGATATCGAGCGTGGACAAGTTCTTGCTAAGCCGGGAACAATCACACCACACACTCAGTTCAAATCTGAAGTTTATGTTCTATCAAAAGAAGAAGGTGGACGTCACACTCCATTCTTCTCAAACTACCGCCCACAGTTCTACTTCCGTACAACTGACGTAACTGGCATCATTCAACTTCCTGAAGGCGTAGAAATGGTTATGCCTGGAGATAACGTTGAAATGACAGTTGAACTTATTTCTCCGATCGCGATTGAAGAAGGTACTAAATTCTCAATCCGTGAAGGTGGACGTACAGTTGGAGCTGGCGTTGTAGCAACAATCACAAAATAA
- the rplV gene encoding 50S ribosomal protein L22 has protein sequence MQQAKASVRTVRIASRKVRLVVDLIRGKNIGEAMAILRLTPKAASPVVEKLLKSAIANAEHNYEMNTENLIVSEVFVDEGPTMKRFRPRAQGRASAINKRTSHITLVVSEKKEG, from the coding sequence ATGCAACAAGCTAAAGCATCTGTACGCACAGTCCGTATTGCTTCTCGCAAAGTTCGTTTGGTCGTTGATCTTATTCGCGGCAAGAATATAGGTGAAGCTATGGCTATCCTACGACTTACGCCTAAAGCGGCATCTCCGGTCGTAGAAAAACTTTTGAAATCAGCGATTGCAAATGCTGAACACAACTACGAAATGAACACTGAGAACTTAATCGTCAGCGAAGTATTCGTAGATGAAGGACCGACAATGAAACGTTTCCGTCCACGTGCACAAGGTCGTGCAAGTGCGATCAACAAACGTACAAGCCACATCACATTAGTGGTATCTGAAAAGAAGGAGGGGTAA
- the rpsJ gene encoding 30S ribosomal protein S10 yields the protein MAKQKIRIRLKAYDHRMIDQSAEKIVETAKRSGASVSGPIPLPTERSVYTVLRSVHVYKDSREQFEMRTHKRLIDIVNPTPQTVDALMKLDLPSGVDIEIKL from the coding sequence ATGGCAAAACAAAAGATTCGTATTCGATTGAAAGCTTATGATCACAGAATGATCGATCAGTCAGCTGAGAAGATTGTTGAAACGGCTAAACGTTCTGGAGCCAGCGTTTCAGGTCCAATTCCGTTGCCAACTGAAAGATCAGTTTACACGGTATTGCGTTCAGTTCACGTATACAAAGATTCACGTGAGCAGTTTGAAATGCGTACACACAAACGTTTAATCGACATCGTGAATCCAACGCCACAAACGGTGGATGCACTTATGAAGCTTGATTTACCGTCAGGCGTCGATATCGAAATTAAACTCTAA
- the fusA gene encoding elongation factor G, whose amino-acid sequence MAREFSLENTRNIGIMAHIDAGKTTTTERILFYTGKIHKLGETHEGASQMDWMEQEQERGITITSAATTAAWKGHRVNIIDTPGHVDFTVEVERSLRVLDGAVAVLDAQSGVEPQTETVWRQATNYKVPRLVFVNKMDKTGADFLYSVGTLRERLQANAHPIQLPIGSEDTFSGIIDLIEMKATMYPNDLGTDTTVEEIPAEYLEQANEYREKLIEAIVDFDEDLMEKYLGGEELSIEEIKTAIRKATLAVEFYPVVCGTAFKNKGVQLVLDAVVDYLPSPLDVPPMMGFNPNTEEEEERPSTDEAPFSALAFKVMTDPYVGKLTFFRIYSGVLQAGSYVTNSTKGKRERVGRILQMHANSREEISEVHAGEIAAAVGLKDTTTGDTLCDEKALIILESMVFPEPVISVAIEPKTKADQDKMGQALGKLQEEDPTFRAHTDQETGEVIIAGMGELHLDIIVDRLRREFKVEANVGAPQVSYRETFRQSAEVEGKFVRQSGGRGQFGHVWIEFGPNEEGKGFEFVNNIVGGSVPREYIPAVEAGLRDSLDNGILAGYPLIDVKARLFDGSYHDVDSNEMAFKVAASMALKNAASKCNPVILEPTMRVEVIIPEEYMGDIMGDITSRRGRVEGMEARGNAQVVRAMVPLAEMFGYATSLRSNTQGRGVFSMVFDHYEEVPKSIAEEVIKKNKGE is encoded by the coding sequence TCTCCTTAGAGAATACTCGTAACATTGGTATCATGGCTCACATTGACGCTGGTAAAACAACGACAACTGAGCGGATCCTTTTTTACACAGGTAAAATCCACAAACTTGGTGAAACGCACGAAGGTGCTTCACAAATGGACTGGATGGAGCAAGAACAAGAACGTGGAATCACGATCACTTCAGCTGCTACAACAGCAGCTTGGAAAGGTCACCGCGTAAATATCATCGATACACCAGGACACGTAGACTTCACTGTTGAGGTTGAACGTTCATTGCGCGTATTGGATGGTGCTGTAGCGGTACTTGATGCTCAATCAGGTGTTGAACCACAAACAGAAACAGTTTGGCGCCAGGCGACAAACTACAAAGTACCACGTCTTGTATTCGTAAACAAAATGGATAAAACGGGTGCCGACTTCCTTTATTCAGTAGGAACACTGCGTGAACGCCTGCAAGCGAACGCACATCCAATCCAATTGCCGATCGGTTCCGAAGATACATTCTCCGGAATTATTGACTTAATCGAAATGAAGGCAACAATGTATCCAAACGATCTGGGAACAGATACAACAGTGGAAGAAATTCCTGCTGAGTATCTTGAACAGGCGAATGAATACCGTGAGAAGCTAATCGAAGCTATTGTAGACTTTGATGAAGATCTTATGGAAAAGTATCTCGGCGGTGAGGAACTTTCAATCGAAGAAATCAAAACAGCTATTCGTAAAGCGACACTAGCAGTAGAATTCTATCCGGTTGTATGCGGTACTGCTTTCAAAAACAAAGGTGTCCAGCTAGTGTTGGATGCAGTAGTAGATTACCTTCCATCACCACTTGATGTACCGCCAATGATGGGCTTCAACCCGAATACAGAAGAAGAGGAAGAGCGTCCGTCTACTGATGAAGCTCCATTCTCAGCACTTGCATTTAAAGTTATGACGGATCCTTATGTAGGTAAGCTTACATTCTTCCGAATTTACTCAGGTGTTCTTCAAGCAGGTTCTTATGTAACAAACTCTACTAAAGGCAAGCGCGAGCGCGTAGGACGTATCCTGCAAATGCACGCAAACAGCCGTGAAGAGATTTCTGAAGTGCATGCGGGTGAAATCGCTGCCGCTGTTGGTTTGAAAGATACGACAACTGGTGACACACTTTGTGATGAGAAGGCATTGATCATTCTTGAATCAATGGTATTCCCAGAGCCGGTTATCTCTGTAGCAATCGAACCTAAAACAAAAGCGGACCAGGATAAAATGGGTCAGGCTCTTGGTAAGTTACAAGAAGAGGATCCGACATTCCGTGCGCATACAGATCAAGAGACAGGCGAAGTAATCATCGCGGGTATGGGTGAACTTCACTTGGATATTATCGTCGACCGTCTGCGTCGTGAATTCAAAGTGGAAGCAAACGTGGGCGCGCCACAAGTTTCTTACCGCGAGACATTCCGTCAGTCAGCTGAAGTCGAAGGTAAGTTCGTACGCCAATCAGGCGGACGCGGACAGTTTGGTCACGTATGGATCGAATTTGGTCCAAACGAAGAAGGAAAAGGATTCGAGTTCGTTAATAATATTGTCGGTGGTTCTGTTCCGCGTGAATACATCCCGGCAGTTGAAGCAGGACTTCGCGATTCATTAGATAACGGTATTTTGGCTGGTTATCCATTAATTGATGTTAAAGCACGTCTCTTTGACGGATCTTACCATGACGTTGACTCCAACGAAATGGCGTTTAAGGTTGCTGCGTCAATGGCTCTGAAAAATGCTGCATCAAAATGTAATCCAGTAATTCTTGAACCGACAATGAGAGTAGAAGTTATCATTCCGGAAGAATACATGGGCGATATCATGGGTGATATTACATCACGCCGTGGCCGTGTAGAAGGTATGGAAGCACGCGGTAACGCACAGGTAGTCCGTGCAATGGTGCCGCTGGCTGAAATGTTCGGATATGCAACATCTCTACGTTCAAACACTCAAGGCCGCGGAGTATTCTCCATGGTGTTCGATCACTATGAGGAAGTTCCTAAGTCTATTGCTGAAGAAGTTATCAAGAAAAACAAAGGTGAATAA
- the rplC gene encoding 50S ribosomal protein L3 encodes MTKGILGRKVGMTQVFAENGDLIPVTVIEAAPNVVLQKKTVETDGYESIQLGFDDKREKLSNKPEQGHVAKANTAPKRFIREVRGADVSAYEVGQEVKVDTFAEGDVVDITGVSKGKGFQGVIKRHGYSRGPMSHGSRFHRAPGSLGAVDGQRVFKGKKLPGRTGGKTVTIQNVEIVRVDAERNLLLVKGNVPGARKSLVQVRSAIKGN; translated from the coding sequence ATGACCAAAGGAATCTTAGGAAGAAAAGTCGGAATGACGCAAGTATTTGCTGAAAACGGCGATCTAATCCCAGTGACAGTGATTGAAGCTGCTCCAAACGTTGTTCTTCAAAAGAAGACTGTTGAAACGGACGGCTACGAGTCAATCCAGCTTGGATTTGATGATAAACGTGAAAAGCTTTCAAACAAGCCTGAACAAGGCCACGTGGCAAAAGCTAACACGGCACCTAAGCGCTTCATTCGCGAAGTTCGCGGAGCTGACGTTAGTGCATACGAAGTTGGTCAGGAAGTCAAAGTCGATACATTCGCAGAAGGCGATGTAGTTGATATTACAGGAGTATCAAAAGGTAAAGGGTTCCAAGGTGTTATTAAGCGCCATGGTTACTCACGCGGACCAATGTCTCACGGGTCACGTTTCCACCGCGCACCAGGTTCACTTGGAGCTGTTGATGGACAACGCGTATTTAAAGGAAAAAAACTGCCTGGACGTACTGGGGGCAAAACAGTAACGATCCAAAACGTTGAAATTGTGCGAGTTGACGCTGAGCGCAACTTGTTGCTTGTAAAAGGTAACGTTCCTGGAGCACGTAAATCACTTGTACAAGTGAGAAGTGCTATCAAAGGGAACTGA
- the rplW gene encoding 50S ribosomal protein L23 has translation MEARDILKRPVITERSSEQMEDLRKFTFEVDTRANKTHVKQAVEEIFGVKVEKVNVMNYKGKFKRMGKHAGYTNKRRKAIVTLTADSKDIELFEM, from the coding sequence ATGGAAGCACGTGATATTTTGAAACGTCCGGTCATTACCGAGCGTTCTTCTGAACAAATGGAAGACTTAAGAAAATTCACATTCGAAGTTGATACACGCGCAAACAAAACGCACGTTAAACAAGCTGTCGAAGAAATCTTCGGTGTGAAAGTAGAAAAAGTAAACGTAATGAACTACAAAGGTAAGTTCAAGCGTATGGGGAAACATGCTGGTTATACAAACAAGCGCCGTAAAGCAATTGTTACACTAACAGCTGACTCCAAAGACATCGAACTTTTTGAAATGTAA
- the rplP gene encoding 50S ribosomal protein L16, with protein MLMPKRVKHRRVFRGKMRGETKGGATVQFGEFGLQALDSGWITNRQIESARIAMTRYMKRGGKVWINIFPHKPYTKKPLEVRMGSGKGAVEGWVAVVKPGRVMFEIAGVSEEVAREALRLASHKLPVTSKFVKREEIGGESNES; from the coding sequence ATGTTAATGCCTAAACGTGTTAAACATCGTCGTGTATTCCGTGGGAAAATGCGTGGTGAAACAAAAGGCGGCGCTACTGTCCAGTTTGGTGAGTTTGGTCTTCAAGCTCTAGACTCAGGTTGGATCACTAACCGTCAGATTGAATCTGCTCGTATTGCCATGACTCGTTATATGAAACGTGGCGGTAAAGTATGGATCAATATTTTCCCGCACAAACCATATACTAAAAAGCCTCTTGAAGTCCGGATGGGTTCCGGTAAAGGAGCTGTAGAAGGCTGGGTTGCAGTTGTGAAACCTGGCAGAGTAATGTTCGAAATTGCAGGTGTTTCAGAAGAGGTTGCTCGTGAGGCGCTTAGACTCGCATCACACAAACTTCCTGTGACAAGCAAGTTTGTAAAACGTGAAGAAATTGGTGGTGAGTCTAATGAAAGCTAA
- the rplB gene encoding 50S ribosomal protein L2 — MAIKKYKATSNGRRNMTSSDFAEITTDKPEKSLLAPVKRKGGRNNQGRMTVRHHGGGHKRQYRIIDFQRRKDGIPGRVATIEYDPNRSANIALINYADGEKKYILAPKGLQVGATIISGPDADIRVGNALPLENIPMGSTIHNIEMKPGKGGQLVRSAGTSAQLLGREGKYVIIRLQSGEVRMILATCRATIGQVGNEQHELINIGKAGRSRWLGKRPTVRGSVMNPNDHPHGGGEGRTPIGRPSPVTPWGKPTLGFKTRTKNNKSDKLIVRRRKK; from the coding sequence ATGGCGATTAAGAAGTACAAAGCTACCTCCAACGGACGTCGTAACATGACTTCTTCTGACTTTGCTGAGATTACAACAGACAAGCCGGAAAAATCATTGCTTGCACCAGTCAAGCGTAAAGGCGGACGTAACAACCAAGGTAGAATGACAGTTCGTCACCATGGTGGAGGACACAAGCGCCAATACCGAATCATCGATTTCCAACGCCGGAAAGATGGCATTCCAGGACGCGTTGCTACGATCGAATACGATCCAAACCGTTCTGCAAACATCGCATTGATTAACTATGCAGATGGAGAAAAGAAATACATCCTTGCTCCAAAAGGATTACAAGTAGGAGCTACAATTATTTCAGGACCAGATGCGGATATCCGCGTAGGTAACGCTCTTCCATTAGAGAACATCCCTATGGGTTCTACAATTCACAACATTGAAATGAAGCCGGGCAAAGGCGGACAGTTAGTTCGTTCAGCAGGAACTTCAGCTCAATTACTCGGACGTGAAGGCAAATATGTCATCATCCGTCTACAATCAGGAGAAGTTCGTATGATTCTTGCTACTTGCCGTGCTACAATCGGTCAAGTTGGTAATGAACAGCACGAATTGATCAACATTGGTAAAGCAGGTCGTTCACGCTGGTTAGGCAAGCGCCCAACAGTTCGTGGATCTGTAATGAACCCTAACGATCACCCGCACGGTGGTGGTGAAGGACGTACGCCAATCGGCCGTCCAAGTCCTGTTACTCCTTGGGGTAAACCAACCCTTGGATTCAAGACTCGTACAAAGAACAATAAATCAGATAAGCTTATCGTTCGCCGTCGTAAAAAATAA
- the rpsQ gene encoding 30S ribosomal protein S17, whose product MTERNQRKVYTGRVVSDKMDKTVTVMVETYKKHSLYGKRVKYSKKFKAHDELNEAKIGDVVRIMETRPLSATKRFRLLEVVEKAVII is encoded by the coding sequence ATGACTGAGCGTAATCAGCGCAAAGTATACACAGGCCGTGTCGTTTCCGACAAAATGGATAAAACCGTTACGGTAATGGTAGAAACATACAAAAAACATTCTTTATACGGTAAACGTGTAAAGTACTCTAAGAAATTCAAGGCCCATGATGAGCTGAACGAAGCGAAGATCGGCGATGTTGTTCGTATTATGGAAACTCGTCCATTATCAGCAACTAAGCGTTTCCGTCTTCTGGAAGTCGTCGAAAAAGCGGTCATCATCTAA
- the rpmC gene encoding 50S ribosomal protein L29, translating into MKAKEIRDLTTAEIEQKVKSLKEELFNLRFQLATGQLENTARIREVRKSIARMKTVIRQREISANN; encoded by the coding sequence ATGAAAGCTAAAGAAATTCGTGACTTAACAACTGCAGAGATCGAGCAAAAAGTGAAATCACTTAAAGAAGAGCTTTTCAACCTTCGCTTCCAGTTAGCGACAGGTCAATTAGAAAACACTGCACGCATCCGTGAAGTACGCAAATCGATTGCGCGCATGAAAACTGTAATACGTCAAAGAGAAATCAGTGCAAATAACTGA